A window from Streptomyces sp. NBC_00271 encodes these proteins:
- a CDS encoding S8 family serine peptidase, which produces MRAVGAAVGVLAAVGMGMAPNAAAYDARSKQWYLEPMQAEQMWKVSTGKGVKVAVIDSGVNASTPSLKGQVLTDEVPKSVAYHVTDDYSGHGTTMAELIAGTGAGGGLQGLAPGAKIVPFRVELENLKGSAAEKQKTPDPIDAIRAAADTDVKIINMSFGSEGPSTKEEAAINYAASKGKLLIASVGNDGETGGRIGYPAAFPYVVGVSSSDESGTVSKFSSSGGYVDFAAPGQDFPGWCDANFRSYCDDRDGTSPAAAIASASAALIWSAHPDWTVNQVTRSLIDTAGRSWPKNKPGTYLGYGAVRPRVVLANPEYNPGPANVDPLARENGGDLLAKSADSSTSSASSSPSASASAASQAPEKGSGGATSAAGSSADSSSDSNTLWIAMGAAAAVIVIGGGGFAVMRARRAR; this is translated from the coding sequence GTGCGTGCTGTGGGCGCGGCCGTCGGCGTCCTGGCCGCTGTGGGTATGGGAATGGCTCCGAACGCCGCTGCGTACGACGCCCGGTCGAAGCAGTGGTATTTGGAACCGATGCAGGCCGAGCAGATGTGGAAAGTCAGCACGGGGAAGGGCGTCAAAGTCGCTGTCATCGACAGCGGGGTGAACGCAAGTACTCCGTCGTTGAAGGGGCAGGTCCTCACCGACGAAGTCCCCAAGTCGGTCGCGTACCACGTCACGGACGATTACAGCGGCCATGGAACGACCATGGCCGAATTGATCGCGGGTACGGGAGCCGGGGGTGGGTTGCAGGGCCTGGCGCCGGGAGCGAAGATCGTCCCGTTTCGCGTCGAGCTTGAGAACCTGAAAGGTAGTGCGGCAGAGAAGCAGAAGACGCCCGACCCTATAGACGCGATCAGGGCGGCAGCCGACACCGACGTCAAGATCATCAACATGTCGTTCGGCTCGGAGGGGCCAAGCACCAAGGAAGAGGCGGCTATTAATTACGCCGCTTCAAAGGGCAAGCTACTGATCGCTTCAGTCGGTAACGATGGTGAAACCGGGGGCAGGATTGGTTATCCGGCCGCGTTCCCGTATGTAGTTGGTGTGTCGTCGTCGGATGAATCTGGCACAGTGTCGAAGTTCTCCTCGTCCGGAGGCTACGTGGACTTCGCGGCGCCGGGACAGGACTTCCCCGGGTGGTGTGACGCGAACTTCCGCTCGTACTGCGACGACAGGGACGGTACGAGTCCCGCAGCCGCCATCGCCTCCGCCTCCGCCGCCCTGATCTGGTCCGCCCACCCCGACTGGACGGTGAACCAGGTCACCCGTTCCCTGATCGATACGGCCGGCCGTAGTTGGCCGAAGAACAAACCGGGTACCTACCTCGGCTACGGCGCCGTTCGCCCCCGCGTGGTTCTGGCGAACCCCGAGTACAACCCCGGCCCTGCGAACGTCGATCCGCTCGCCAGGGAGAACGGTGGCGATCTGCTGGCCAAGTCCGCGGACTCGTCCACGTCTTCCGCTTCGTCCTCACCCTCCGCCTCTGCATCAGCCGCGTCACAAGCCCCGGAAAAGGGTTCTGGCGGCGCCACGTCGGCGGCAGGATCGAGCGCGGACTCGTCGAGCGACAGCAACACACTGTGGATCGCAATGGGTGCCGCGGCCGCTGTGATCGTCATCGGAGGCGGCGGTTTCGCCGTCATGCGGGCGCGACGTGCCAGATGA
- a CDS encoding protein kinase domain-containing protein — MPTPLTHDDPHTFGSYRPIVRLGSGGMGTVYLARSAGGRTVAVKTMLAGIASDPSARTRFRLEADAARVIGGQHGALVVDADTQAETPWIATEYVLGPPLDEAVEVAGSLPEATVRALGAALCGALGQLHSTDVVHRDLKPSNILVTAYGPKVIDFGIARAIGDDRLTRVGAAVGTPGFMSPEQASGEEHTSAGDVFALAGVLVYAATGHAPFGHGQTADLLYRVRYGEPDLSDVPAALVPLLGRCLDKNPFRRPTTSELAAQLHDGTGEFADHLSDPLLAEIARRATEVWLITPQRLDAPITQPAETPTAPTATMPRRRLLLAGSGMALGAAAVGAGAWAWSRRSGSESRLPVATPSNSVLPRKKLDSLWQIQVADSPYGTVPAVEPLAVGNLVTLVAGTGLGGIDARTGNVLWASDQMEIHWQIATDGERLVRMVAAEGSENNAGKPGGFPLILASVDLVSGKAAEPFAQFADFNGVMDYNQVLCTADGVVYAAAGQGEYDTYFLTSQSWSLFAVDISTGKRLWTKPLPTRPDKSDRLYFPTARVVGNNLVALQETNDGKVRVVVRDTRTGAVRWEKLFAGAAPDRVQLPLATDSDNLYLGSGRLRALRLSDGAQVWDSGTERPGRTYGPPTVKGGVVYAVEKGLGLVAFASGSGRAQWEEKGGGGTKADTSAAPVIGTDCAYSKRSSALWAIDLASRTPTASYKTTGDRFIAHEKAKVTIALGGKFLAAFPLK, encoded by the coding sequence ATGCCTACTCCGCTCACTCACGACGACCCGCACACGTTCGGTTCGTATCGCCCTATCGTCCGCCTCGGCAGTGGCGGCATGGGCACGGTCTACCTGGCACGCTCCGCGGGCGGACGGACCGTCGCGGTCAAGACGATGCTTGCCGGTATCGCCTCGGACCCCAGCGCCCGGACCAGGTTCCGGCTGGAGGCCGACGCCGCCCGCGTCATCGGCGGGCAGCACGGTGCCCTGGTCGTGGACGCCGACACGCAGGCCGAGACTCCCTGGATCGCCACCGAATATGTGCTCGGTCCGCCTCTCGACGAGGCGGTCGAAGTGGCCGGATCGCTCCCCGAGGCGACCGTACGCGCCCTCGGAGCCGCGCTGTGCGGGGCACTCGGTCAACTGCACAGCACCGATGTGGTCCACCGCGACCTCAAGCCGTCCAACATCCTGGTGACGGCCTACGGACCGAAGGTCATCGACTTCGGCATCGCCCGCGCGATCGGCGACGACCGGCTCACCAGGGTCGGCGCCGCGGTCGGCACCCCGGGCTTCATGTCACCGGAGCAGGCGAGCGGCGAAGAACACACGTCGGCGGGAGACGTGTTCGCGCTCGCCGGAGTGCTTGTCTATGCCGCCACCGGCCACGCCCCGTTCGGTCACGGGCAGACCGCGGATCTTCTCTACCGGGTCCGTTACGGCGAGCCGGACTTGAGCGACGTACCCGCCGCCTTGGTCCCCCTGCTCGGCCGGTGCCTGGACAAGAACCCGTTCCGGCGGCCGACCACATCGGAACTCGCGGCCCAACTCCACGATGGAACGGGAGAGTTCGCGGACCATCTTTCGGATCCGCTGCTCGCGGAGATCGCCCGCCGTGCCACCGAGGTCTGGCTGATCACACCTCAGCGCCTCGACGCACCGATCACACAACCCGCGGAAACGCCGACCGCACCGACCGCGACGATGCCCCGTCGCCGACTGCTGCTGGCGGGAAGCGGAATGGCACTTGGCGCGGCGGCCGTCGGAGCGGGAGCGTGGGCGTGGAGCCGGCGGTCCGGGTCTGAATCGCGGCTGCCCGTGGCGACTCCCAGCAACAGCGTGCTGCCAAGGAAGAAGCTCGACTCGCTCTGGCAGATTCAGGTCGCCGATTCTCCGTACGGCACCGTCCCGGCGGTGGAGCCGCTCGCCGTGGGAAACCTGGTCACACTCGTGGCCGGTACAGGTCTGGGCGGAATCGACGCCAGGACCGGAAACGTCTTGTGGGCGTCCGACCAGATGGAGATCCACTGGCAGATCGCGACGGACGGTGAGCGGCTCGTGCGGATGGTGGCAGCGGAAGGGTCCGAGAACAACGCGGGAAAGCCCGGAGGATTTCCCCTGATCCTCGCGTCCGTCGACCTTGTCTCGGGCAAAGCGGCTGAACCCTTTGCCCAGTTCGCAGACTTCAACGGTGTCATGGATTACAACCAGGTGCTGTGTACGGCCGACGGTGTCGTGTATGCGGCGGCAGGCCAGGGAGAGTACGACACATACTTTCTGACATCCCAGTCCTGGTCGCTTTTCGCCGTCGACATCAGCACGGGGAAGAGGCTGTGGACCAAGCCGCTGCCCACGCGGCCGGACAAATCCGACCGCTTGTACTTCCCCACGGCCCGAGTCGTCGGCAACAACCTGGTGGCTCTTCAGGAGACGAACGACGGCAAGGTCCGTGTCGTCGTGCGCGACACCCGTACGGGCGCCGTTCGCTGGGAGAAGCTTTTTGCCGGTGCCGCACCGGACCGCGTACAACTGCCGCTGGCGACCGACTCCGACAACCTCTACCTGGGCAGCGGCCGGTTGCGGGCTCTGCGGCTGAGTGACGGAGCTCAGGTGTGGGACTCCGGGACGGAGCGCCCCGGGCGCACGTATGGCCCTCCGACGGTCAAAGGCGGTGTGGTGTACGCCGTCGAGAAGGGCCTCGGCCTCGTCGCCTTCGCATCCGGAAGTGGGCGCGCGCAGTGGGAGGAGAAGGGCGGTGGGGGAACGAAAGCGGACACGTCCGCCGCGCCCGTGATCGGCACCGACTGCGCGTACAGCAAGCGTTCTTCGGCACTCTGGGCGATCGATCTCGCATCGCGCACGCCGACAGCCTCGTACAAGACCACCGGAGATCGCTTCATCGCCCATGAGAAGGCCAAGGTGACCATCGCGCTGGGCGGCAAGTTCCTTGCGGCTTTCCCCCTCAAGTGA
- a CDS encoding protein kinase domain-containing protein: protein MKPLGVGDPIRLGPYRLLGVLGEGGMGKVYVGQDGAGTVAAIKVLRPELAHDPGLAQRFVREAFSAQAVRSPGVAAVLGAQTEGGRPWIATEFLTGPTLDQVVEKYGPFDETGVRALAASIARTLADIHAAGFIHRDLKPQNIVLTSTGPRIIDFGIARPEHGLTLTTTGQIPVTPGYGAPEQVLGRRVTPAADVFSLGAVLIYAATGRRAFEGAHVAAVQYEVVHGEPRWNGLSPQLHALTAPCLVKDGASRPAPGQIATAFAAPRNSERVWRRGPVADEIKDRKRQVRQLTAPPTTGAVTTVTRRRLLTGFAAGGTVLAAGGGTTGWWLLRQKERQETPDPFAFPPALQTPEARLLSADDGDYLVDGSPKALWTLREVVAQDSAAPLPVRDVVVIGYYGSGGMRGIAAYNVVDGKQRWVAQNVLPGHYLSLSDRLIVAIGTEGTLRTFVASTGEPKWTANADAKSLVAADEKAVYAVTKDNRLRSVGRSDAKVRWTARIPPEYRGKISSNGAVSSGRLVLPTTDGHVLALATSDGRLVWERRNQAKKIGISPVAQDGVVYLNGKKLIARRIADGKEIWSRPTRDMYKVPAEWGPVNVHGDSVYAVGGMFPERVGITDGSSIWTSRKDGSSGSPVLVQGTGVWMIDDSYKTEVNAVYAENGYPGWSYELPEAEHHGIAVDGNRAFIRNDDLLCALPVF from the coding sequence ATGAAACCCCTGGGTGTCGGGGACCCGATCCGCCTCGGACCGTACCGCCTGCTCGGCGTGCTCGGCGAGGGCGGCATGGGCAAGGTGTACGTCGGTCAGGACGGCGCGGGTACCGTTGCCGCGATCAAGGTGCTCCGTCCGGAGCTCGCTCATGACCCGGGTCTCGCCCAGCGCTTCGTGCGTGAGGCGTTCTCGGCGCAGGCGGTGCGGAGCCCGGGCGTGGCGGCGGTCCTTGGAGCGCAGACCGAGGGCGGACGTCCCTGGATCGCAACGGAGTTCCTGACCGGACCGACCCTGGACCAAGTGGTTGAGAAATACGGGCCTTTCGACGAAACCGGTGTGCGCGCCCTGGCCGCGTCGATCGCGCGCACGCTGGCCGATATTCACGCAGCGGGCTTCATCCACCGCGACCTCAAGCCGCAGAACATCGTGCTGACGTCGACCGGACCACGGATCATCGACTTCGGCATCGCACGCCCCGAGCACGGTCTGACGCTCACCACGACCGGTCAGATCCCGGTCACGCCCGGGTACGGCGCCCCTGAGCAGGTGCTGGGCCGTCGCGTGACGCCCGCCGCGGACGTGTTCTCCCTGGGCGCCGTCCTGATTTACGCGGCCACCGGCCGGCGCGCTTTCGAGGGTGCGCATGTGGCTGCTGTCCAGTACGAGGTCGTTCATGGCGAGCCACGCTGGAACGGCCTGTCCCCCCAACTGCACGCACTCACCGCCCCCTGCCTCGTCAAGGACGGTGCGTCACGGCCCGCCCCCGGGCAGATCGCCACCGCATTCGCCGCGCCCAGGAACAGCGAGCGGGTGTGGCGGCGCGGCCCGGTGGCGGATGAGATCAAGGACCGGAAACGCCAGGTACGACAGCTCACTGCGCCACCTACGACGGGCGCGGTGACGACCGTGACCAGGCGGCGACTACTCACGGGATTTGCAGCAGGAGGCACGGTGCTCGCCGCAGGGGGCGGCACCACGGGCTGGTGGCTGCTCCGGCAGAAGGAACGTCAGGAGACGCCGGACCCGTTCGCCTTTCCGCCTGCTCTGCAGACGCCCGAGGCTCGTCTGCTCTCCGCGGACGACGGTGACTACCTGGTCGACGGGTCTCCGAAGGCGCTGTGGACCCTGCGTGAGGTGGTGGCTCAGGATTCCGCTGCTCCACTGCCCGTGCGGGATGTCGTCGTGATCGGCTACTACGGCAGTGGCGGGATGCGCGGTATCGCGGCCTACAACGTCGTTGACGGAAAGCAACGTTGGGTGGCGCAAAATGTACTTCCGGGTCACTACCTGTCGCTGTCCGACCGCCTGATCGTGGCCATTGGTACTGAGGGAACGCTGCGTACGTTCGTGGCATCGACTGGCGAGCCCAAGTGGACGGCGAACGCCGACGCCAAGTCTCTCGTGGCTGCGGACGAGAAAGCTGTCTACGCCGTGACGAAGGACAACCGGTTGCGCAGCGTGGGACGTTCGGACGCGAAAGTCCGCTGGACAGCGCGGATTCCGCCGGAGTATCGCGGAAAGATCTCCTCGAACGGAGCGGTCAGCAGCGGACGTCTGGTGCTCCCGACGACCGATGGTCATGTTCTGGCCCTGGCGACGAGTGACGGCCGCTTGGTGTGGGAGCGGCGCAACCAGGCGAAGAAGATCGGGATCAGCCCCGTCGCACAGGACGGAGTCGTGTACCTCAATGGCAAGAAACTGATCGCGCGAAGGATTGCCGACGGCAAGGAGATCTGGTCCCGCCCGACCAGAGACATGTACAAGGTTCCCGCGGAATGGGGCCCCGTGAATGTCCACGGAGACTCCGTGTACGCGGTCGGGGGGATGTTTCCCGAACGCGTCGGCATCACCGACGGCAGCAGTATCTGGACTTCCCGAAAGGACGGCAGCAGCGGCAGTCCCGTCCTTGTCCAAGGCACCGGTGTGTGGATGATCGACGACTCGTACAAGACTGAGGTGAACGCCGTGTACGCGGAGAACGGATATCCGGGCTGGAGCTACGAACTGCCCGAAGCCGAGCACCACGGGATCGCGGTCGACGGCAACAGGGCCTTCATCAGAAACGACGACTTGCTCTGCGCGCTGCCGGTCTTCTGA
- a CDS encoding WXG100 family type VII secretion target has product MATGKQKLEDAAVVQLQKQMYEKYDGIRKRVHALQGVIDGLEGQWQGIGRAAFDKKQYEINESLQNIGNILGDVIEAMTATRNIKDSKEDEVRAAVNKIDVQDGAPTVTSSSLSSY; this is encoded by the coding sequence ATGGCCACCGGCAAGCAGAAGCTCGAAGATGCCGCAGTAGTCCAACTTCAGAAGCAGATGTACGAGAAGTACGACGGCATCCGGAAGCGTGTGCACGCGCTTCAGGGAGTGATCGACGGCCTTGAGGGTCAGTGGCAGGGCATTGGGCGCGCTGCGTTCGACAAGAAGCAGTACGAGATCAACGAGTCCCTGCAGAACATCGGCAACATCCTCGGCGATGTCATCGAGGCGATGACCGCGACGCGCAACATCAAGGACAGCAAGGAAGACGAGGTGCGCGCCGCCGTCAACAAGATCGATGTACAGGACGGTGCTCCCACGGTCACGTCGTCGTCGCTGAGTTCTTACTGA
- a CDS encoding serine/threonine protein kinase codes for MRATGAGPGAAQPGTTASRRIGPYVLITALDDPYSRIPVPERCYIARSDDGEHTVLLSVPHRGTDPQRFMAEADTSRYLLGPFVASTVTCAGPGEAAWAARPYLPGLPLPTALAVHGGPLPERTVRALGAALAESLGVMHGQGLTYAGLSPAAVLLAADGPRLTCFGAVRAAAPDGTPRSGLPGLEPGSLPPEQAAGGHPRPHGDVYALGATLAYAATGQTAPEGDELPPALRTVISRCLSRDPAIRPQLAELQGVFASGVNQESARAGFTTTTTALLGPGWLPSRVIAAIAHQSATVLAAEIPPPTVSTSRQD; via the coding sequence GTGCGCGCGACAGGTGCTGGACCCGGTGCAGCGCAGCCAGGCACCACGGCCTCGCGTCGGATCGGTCCATACGTCCTGATCACCGCGCTGGACGATCCCTACAGCCGCATCCCGGTCCCGGAGCGGTGCTACATCGCCCGCAGCGACGACGGTGAGCACACGGTCCTGCTCAGCGTTCCCCATCGCGGTACCGACCCTCAGCGCTTCATGGCGGAGGCCGACACCTCCCGCTACCTCCTCGGCCCTTTTGTGGCGTCCACGGTCACCTGTGCCGGACCGGGAGAGGCGGCCTGGGCTGCCCGCCCCTATCTGCCCGGGCTTCCCCTGCCCACCGCTCTCGCCGTGCACGGCGGCCCGCTTCCCGAGCGGACCGTCCGCGCTCTCGGGGCTGCCCTAGCCGAGTCCCTGGGCGTCATGCACGGGCAGGGACTCACGTACGCAGGCCTGTCACCCGCCGCCGTACTGCTCGCCGCCGACGGTCCACGCCTCACCTGCTTCGGCGCCGTACGGGCGGCGGCACCGGACGGCACACCCCGTTCTGGCTTGCCGGGACTTGAGCCGGGCAGTCTGCCACCGGAGCAGGCGGCCGGCGGGCACCCGCGTCCGCACGGCGATGTGTACGCGCTCGGCGCGACGCTCGCGTACGCCGCGACAGGCCAGACGGCCCCAGAAGGCGACGAACTTCCGCCGGCCTTGCGTACCGTCATCAGCCGCTGTCTGTCACGGGACCCGGCAATCCGCCCCCAACTGGCGGAACTGCAGGGCGTGTTCGCCTCCGGCGTGAACCAGGAGTCTGCCAGGGCCGGGTTCACGACCACGACCACCGCCCTGCTCGGCCCGGGCTGGCTGCCGAGCCGCGTGATCGCCGCCATCGCTCACCAATCGGCCACCGTACTCGCCGCGGAGATCCCGCCCCCCACCGTGTCCACTTCCCGCCAGGACTGA
- a CDS encoding WXG100 family type VII secretion target, with amino-acid sequence MSRNSDGLSVTYDGLDFAATKIGNEAKQLEQDLQELKQLVVSSLQYWEGEAQGTFNEKLHKWDKEATDIHTALTGIGHVVFTSGGTYMEGDKKGASYFQ; translated from the coding sequence ATGAGCCGTAACTCTGATGGACTGTCAGTCACTTACGACGGGCTCGACTTCGCGGCGACCAAGATTGGTAACGAGGCGAAGCAGCTTGAGCAGGATCTGCAGGAACTCAAGCAGCTGGTGGTGAGCAGCCTGCAGTACTGGGAGGGCGAAGCCCAGGGCACCTTCAACGAGAAGCTGCACAAGTGGGACAAGGAAGCCACCGACATTCACACGGCGCTGACCGGCATCGGCCACGTCGTGTTCACGTCGGGCGGTACGTACATGGAAGGCGACAAGAAGGGCGCCAGCTACTTCCAGTAG